TAACGAGGTGTATGTAAGCGATTAGTTGCAAGTTTCGACGACCGATGGCGCGACGTGTCGGTTTATGCAGTGCAGGGTGCAGTGATAGTGGTACTTAAAAGTACGTTTCGCTCGTTTACTACGACTttgtaaaaataagaaataatctgAAAAAACTCGACACGGTattccataaataaaaaataactcgGTACCTTATCGTTTGATACGATGCgcactttggaaattttcgaaatttccgtGCAGGGACATGGAGAAAtatagaattaatattttgtcgAAATATAGAAAGATTCAATTTATTGATCATTTTCGTAATTACAAAGCTTCGTCGAAACGTTACTTTTATCCGAACCGCAGTTTCCGTTTATTATTCGCCGATACATTCGGGGACGGTCTAACGTTACTCGTTAGAATAATGAACAGGAATCGAATAAGATCTCGTATACCGTACATCTGACTGCACCAGGCGAGAACGCTTAAAGAAACGTCGACGAGTTTTCGCGATACCGATCTCGTATCGTACATCGTGTTCGCAGTATTTCCAGAGTGCCGCTATCGAATTCGGTAACCAGTAACCGGCATAGTTTTCGAGTATACAGTGCACGATTTTTCGAGGTTGCTTGGGAAACGTGGTAGTTAATCCAGGTCGAGAGAGAAGATACGTTCTTTCGTGCGTTTTTCGAAAACGCGCATCGTTCGCTTCTGTAACATCGATAAATTACCGATGAACTTTTCAATCTGTTTTCTCTTTATTCGAATCGTTTCATACCGAATAACAGGGGTAGTTTCGATCTCGCAGGGTGAATATTAAAGTACGAAACCGTTGCTAAataatagatttattttttcatcCAATGTCGGTACTTTTGTTTACAAAATAAAGGAAAAAGAACTGGGGCAAGGGGCGTGGGGCAGGGGCTGGCAGGGAAGCAATTAAACTTACATATCCGATAGAAACGCAGCGCCAACTTAATTAAATATCTAAACGTTGTAAACTAAAGTAACGCGTACGTTTCGTCGCCTCAATCTCGCGTACGCAATTTCCATCTTTGGAGATCCACGTAAATGAGGAACGATCGAAAATGAAAAAGTCGTGATAACCGCGTGAAAGGAAACGTAAAAGTTTGCCTCGTTCTCGTGATTCggcaaataattcatttttcgtCCCCCTGCGAGATTCGTCGTATGATCCACGGAAAATGTACTGTTATTACGTAACGTGTAAATATCTCATGTCACAGAATGCATGCGCGAATACGCTATTGCAAatagatacatatatatgtatatatatatatgaatatatatctTCATCGATATAATCTCAGCTTTGTCCTTCGACGTGCGTCACGATGTAGGTACGAAAAGAAGCGAGTAAACGAAATCGATGCGTTCGCGTGGTGCGCGTGGTAGGTGGTACGCGGTACATGGTACGTGGTGCATGGCGTGTAATGTGCGGACAATGAATTCGTTGCGACGTTCGATAGGTGACCGTAGATCGTCGTTAAAGAAACGGTAATTTTTCTCACGCGAACACGTTAATCCGTGATGATTTGCGCGTGACGCGTGGTCGAAAGCGAAACGCGAGTCTATCGATTATTTGGTGTAACGAATCGATGCATCGAAGCGAAATTTTCAAGgcgtttccaaatttataaaccgATCGACCATtacggagagaaagagagaattaTAGGATAAAAGAATGGAGAAATTACGCGTCGCGTTATATTTTCGCGGAGGAAGACGCGCGCGCGCAAACGATCATACGGATTTCGAAGCGTGTTCGGTGCTCGATGACGAACAGGCGAGGGAACAAAGCGGAGCAAAGTTCAGAGAAACGAAACAGTGGCGCCGAGTCGGTTTGAAACGAGCCGCCGAGTTAAGTCGCGTCTCGCCGCGTTACTTAGTGAACTTTAACGATGCCTCCGGCCCCGTAAGCTCCTGCTAGGAGAGCCTGCGTACCGTAGAGAGAACCTGGTGCGAGGCCAAGTCCCAAACCAAGGCCTACCAGTCCCGCGTTACCGGCCACTAAGTTGGACGTCGCGACGGCTGGACCAGCCAATAACGGTTGTCTCAACAGGGCTTGTCCTCCGAGTAGCGCAGCCTGCGGAATAAATGTTCTCGTAATATGTTAAATAAACAGTTTGTTTAGGAAATCGGTAGGAGAATAGGATAAAAGTCGTAAACGATAGGAGAACGAAGAAAGGGGATAGCGTACCTGAGGACGCACAGcgacggcggcggcggcgggGGCGGCCGCAGCGATCACCGATGGTCGTGCGAGTACCGGGGACGCGGCGACCACGGGACGCACCGGTGCAGCGGCGACCGCGGTCTTCACCGTGATGCTGGGGTCCTTCTGAACGATAGCGTTGAAACCGTTTATGGGATCGGCCGCGTAAGACACCACTCGTCGGGAACCATCTGGCTCGATTAAACTGTAACTACCCTGAACGACGTCGCCGTTGCGAGTTTCCTCTTGCGCCTTGTTGTCGCCTGTAAATATACGGTAAACCTTCTTCCGTTTCTTTCGCTTATACCGAATCGCGACAGCAAAACGATACCACCGAGTACGTACCAGTGAGACCGTCGGCAACGCTGTAACTGAAACTGTATTGAGGATTTGGATCGTAATTTTCAGTTCTGACGACTGCAGCCGGTGGAAGAGCTGCTGCTACCGTGGTTGCGGCAGGAGCAATTAGTCCCGCGTTTGACCCGATTATTCCTGCACGGGCTACGGCGAGGAAAGTGACCAGAACACTGATAATCTGTAGAAATAAAACGAGACATTATTGACCGTACAAAATCTTTTCTCCTCTTTCTACGTTCCTGGCTTCGAAGCCAGTTAACCTTCCGCGAGAATAACGAAAATCGTACGTATCGGCCTCGATACTAGATCGATGTTGAACAGaagcataaataaatatttactttacAATCCATATCGATGAAATGGCGAATATCGTTTCGATGCTTCTTCTCCAACGACTGCGTGTCCTAGCATTTCGCTAGCGTGGATTTTATACCGATTGCCATCGGTTGACCCCTCCCTCGACTTTTCTTCGGTGACACCGTCACCCCACCGCATCTCACACCTACATAACGTTCTAACGCTCTCATTCTTTATGTATCCGACTCATTCTTTATGTATCTGTCTATGTATCCATGCATCTATGCATCCGCAAAATATGACAATATACGTGTACGGGTACACGTACGTTGTACATTAACCCGTCGTTGAACGTATTAACAAATGGGCACATAACTACGACATAATTACAGCGGATCGAACATTTATTTTCCGATCTATCGTTTTAAAGGAGAATCTTTTCTTTCCTGCCGTGCTAAATCAATTTATGCTCGCATTTCGTAAGAGTTTTCgaatttaaattcgaaaattcggtTAACCAACGATCGTTATATAATGTTCGAGACAGTTTCGAAGGACTCGAATGAATAGTCCAACCAACGATATGCCTAGAACTGATTTTTCATCGCGTATCTTTAAGCGAAACGAGGCTGGAGTTCCCGATTTCGATCGGGATGCGTAGTAGAGAGAAGAAAATAACGCATAAAGTGTACAAGTAATCGATTATATTTTGCAACAGCGTAAAAGAATCACATACGTTTCGTAGCAAGATGGTAAAAGTGGCAGCGGTGAAAaatgttgtaaatatttttacggAAGACGACGCGACGTTCGGATAACAACCTTGAGAGATCGAACGTTTGATCGatagataaaaaagaaaagcGTATTCCGTGATAAAATATCGAATTCCGTTGTCCTAATTATGGTAAAATTACGAAACCGTGTATGGAGAAATATAATACACGGTGGGACAGTTTGCAGGCACAAGATCGCGAGTTAACCGATACTAAGGTGAACTAATATAATTGGTATCATTGCGACATTGAGTAACGAAATCTTAACGTCGATCCTGCGATTCGTCTATATGGGTCACGTAACTCTAGGAGTAGCTCAAGGAATCGCGTGATACCGAGCTGCCTGTTTTGCGTAACTTTATTGTATCTAGTATGATCTAAGCCGTCTATAGTAGCGCGTATGGGTGTAGACGCGTGTGCGCAAAATTGGACGATCGCTAGTAACGCGTCCTTTCGATCCCCACGAACTGTGCGCCGGCATCAAACTCGTACATAGTACGAGTTCCTAGCATGGACCGGAGTAGTAGGGATTTTCTCTCCGGTAGATAGTATAAAGAGCCGAGCTTCGGGTACTTGGTGCATCATAGGTTGTTGGCCGCGAGTTGTCGTTGCACTTTGCCTGTTGCTCGTTGCTCGTTACCCGTTGATCGTCCTCCACCAGCCACCAGCCAGCAACAGCGTCACGCGTACAACGACACGATTAATCCTCGATCTCTCATCTATCGCTTAGGCAGCTAAGATGGATAGATTTTCGAATTAAAGACGACGAAGCAGAAGAAAAATGACGAATAGGAGAGATCTAGGGAGACGGTGGTACTTGATCGATTTGAAAGTCGCGCTTCGGTTTGAAAAACGAACGGACAGTCACGAATCCGCGAGACATCGTTCCCGGCGGTAAAATAGCGCATAGCATAAGAATCGGTTGAATCATTCGTAGAAATTTCAGTAGCCAGAGATCGGGGAAGACTGCAGCCAACGCGCTGGTGAACCACGGTGCATCCATAAGAAGATAAAGCTTCACGAAAATGAAATATCGCGTTTTCATCGTACTCGTTTTGAAGCTACTGTTTTCGGTCGCTAGTCTCGTCGCCTTTTGTATTAGTATCATTTTATAGGAAGTGTAACAGAAAAGAACGGTGTTCGCGATGCACGTTAAAAAAGGAATGGTCGTTACGTAAATAATAGCGGCGAAATTCGGACCGTTGTCGAATCGGTTGAAATTTGGCCTGACCGGAGACGATATCGGTAGCAACGGGGACAAATCCGCGACTCCGGCTACAGCCGTTACCAGCAATGAACTGCCCCACGTCCAACCGGCGTACGTAACGAATTTCCCTTTTTCTTCCTGCTGACTCGAACTGTTCGACGATGTCCATCGAAATCTCGTGATCACCAATGTCATATCGATGCAAATGACGAACAGCCACGAAGTCGAAGATATCGTGAGAAACATGAGCGTTAATCCGAGAATCGTGTAAACGTTCGAATGGATCGACACGTGGCATAAAATGCAACTACCCATACCGATTATGATTCCGTTCAAAACTATTTGCGTCGCGTTGTAACATATCACGGCTCTGTGATATGCTCGTGTACTTTTCCTTAGAACGGTTAAGTACACTGTCACTACAATCGTGTACGGAACGATGTAAACGATGTTCGCGAACACTACCATATTGGCGCCCCAAAAATTTAACGACTTAAATACGCTGTCACAGTTACTAGCTTTATTCTGCTCCTCCTTATCGTCCTCGTTGttcgttttttctttcttccaaaTTCGAATAGTTTGGTCATCGGAGATGCATCTTTTGAAACAAgattcctcctcctcctcctcctcctctgaGTTTTTACGCTGTTGCTCCGTCGACGTTTCTTTCGAATCAACCCTTAATTCGAACGCATCTGAAACGTATCGTTTCGTCCATTTAATTATCGAAACTCGAATATTTCGCTTCgatttttcattctatcgaaACGTTGCCAACATTTTTTCATTCGTAAATGTTCGAAAGCGTCGAAAGCTTGCATACGCGTTTTTCTCGTCCAACGTTCCTCGAATCTTTACGCTATTTAGTCGGTTTCTAATCAATCTTGAGATACGATTATGTATTTCGGCTGACGGCGCGTCGTGATCGTGTCGGTGCTTGACCGCAAATTTTCGGTTTCTTCGAAATAACATAGAATATTATTTCACGATCGTCTAGCATTTTCATCGTTTATCGACAATGACACGTAGCGTCGTCCTGTGACTTCTTATCGAGTATAAAATCGGGAAATCCTCGCGAATCGAACTCGCTCGAACGACAACGTAGATCGATGTTTATTCCCTGACCACTGAACGTGCACCGCCTTTCAAAACGATCGAACGTTAAACATTGTAATTTCGTACATATCTATTTCTTACGCGCCCGTCGTTTCGTTTATTTCCATTATCCTCCGCGAAATGGATAGATATTTCAATTGAATCGTAAAGAGAGATTAAAACGatcgttatatgtataataacgtaGAATTACTCACTTTCGGAGCAAACCGAGCAGCAGAACGTGTAGGACGTGTTACCGAAAGAACGGTACAACATCGCTATCGATGTGTGATTCAACGTCCCCGGATCGCATCGATTTTGACGGTCGTCGATAAGGTCGATATCGCGCAAACAACATTTTCGTAGAAATTCTTCGTTCGATTCTCCGACGTTATATATCGGTGCACAATGTACCAAAGTAGGTGTCACGTAAAGTAACGATATCAAGATACTCTCCGTAAACATACGAGTATGATTGAATCTAAATTACGATCAAATGTACCGATGACCGGTTCGTCCGAATTCCGAAAGTGAAAATTTCTGCATCGATTTACGAAACTTGGAACGTTTCGGTATTGTAGATCGGTATTGTATCCAAGTTACCGCGACTAAATGCGCACTAACCACTGCCATCTTCCTCCTCATTTTCCttcctttcaatttttttcacgGCAACATTCTCTGTcctttcctccttcttcttcgcGAATACTCTTTGTCCCACTCGTCTTCTTCCGACTTACTCATTTTCCCTTTCTTCTGCTCTTTCGTCTGCTCCACACCCCACTCCCACGTGTCCTCCCAATTTCTCACTGTCTCTCCTTTCCCATTTTTCTTACAATCGGATATCTAGGATCGTTATAACTTCCCTGCGCGTCCCCAAACTATCGCGACACACGATGTTCACGAGTCGTTACGAAACACCGTGATTGGTCGAAATAATGTTTTACATGTCCGTTCTAGAGGGAAATCCGATTACAACGCGGCATCGTTGCTCAGAAATTGTTCGCGTGCCTCGATCTTCTAATAGTTCGATCACGATGCCAACTTTCGTcaatacatttaatatacatacgtatacgtACGTAGGTGTATACGCGTATTTCTATCGCGACGGGCGTTTCGTCATCGTAGCGTATTTCGTGTGAGCAagtaatagtaattgtgtgCCACGCGACCAGATAACGGGAGAAGAAAGAGTACCGCGAATATAACGATGGAATCTCGGTTGAAACGGAGGATGAACAATCAATTGGACATCGTGTATAATTTTCCACGAAATCCTATTGCGTAATTGTTATTGTCGCTGGAATTTCCTGCTTCTCAACGTGTCGCGTTCGTTCGAAGATTTTGTCAAGGTGCGAAGGTGTGTACGATCAAAGCGATCGTTTTTCTCGTACGGGACGACAATGAGGCCTGAATTCCACGGATTTCGAGCCATGTTTCTCGTGTTTTCAACATGTCCAACTTTTTAGCGTCGTCGCGTCGAATTTTTCTTATGTATACATAGTTATAAATAGTGGAATGCGGTCGCGGCTTACGGTTCCACGCTCAACGACGATGAcatttttgagaaaaatatAAGATCCTGGCACCGAGACGATCGTTTGGTATGTACGTACATACATAAGTAGTACGTACATATATCGGTATATTCTATTGTTTGACGACGACTTCAGTACGTAATAGGAAAAAATTACAGCGCAGCGTTTGCGACCAGAATTCAAAGTCttctttaatacaaatttattcgtAACTCGAACGTGAAGTCCTCGTCGTACGTTTAATAGATACACGCGTGTACGTCTGTTCCCATGTAGAAGTTTCGATCGATCGACGGATACTTTTCGATGGATCAATTGCCACGAAACTGTCAAGCCTTTCATCCGAAGGATCCAGCTCATGGTACGCTGAACTACGATCTCGGAGCTTTAAACGAATACcagaagaaaaaattaaattcgagAAAGGCAACCGAGAGAtacgaaaatgaaatttatttaaagaggCATCCAGAAATCAAAGGATTTCTCTCGATTTTACTTAGGTAATTGATTTTATTCCTCGCCAACTCTGCTCGCTTCGTtacttcttcctttttttcctaGTTTACGATAAATATTCGCATCGTCCGGTGCGAAGTCGTACGCGTCCCTGACATGGTATATCTGCTATCGGTCGTTTATCCGCGCGTACACTACCATCTTTAAAGTACTAAACTTCTAGTTCTCTTTCTCTAATTCGTGGATAAATTTTCTCTCCATATTGAGAAACGTTCAAAGATGTTTCAACTAAATCTAGGTTCTTTATAATCCTTTTGAAAACTTTGATCAATCGGGACGGAAAATTCCTATCAACGTTCGTTTCTACGTTCGTTTCCCATCAATGCAAATAAATTACCAGTAGATTTACTAAGAAATAACTTAATATCTTAATATGTATCTTGAAACACTGTTCTTGAATTTACCGTGCAATTATTGGTTACCGAGATATCGATGATTAAAGAAAACAAATTAAATGTAAACGAGTTTAATCGTGAAAAATTGATCAGAATCCGTGGGCGTattcaaagaaaagaaaaagtttGTTAATCCGTTATTACAAGTATTCTCTGCCGACAAATCTTGAAATGGTACAACACTGGAGCTTGAAAATACTTTTTGTTCCACCTGGATACGACCATTTTTCACATAGATACAACTCTTCGAAGAACCTTAAACATTTTTGGTCCCTTAGTTTGCTCGAGTAGCGTATGTTTCATCGTTCAAattgtttttttcttttacaGACACGTATTGCAAACGCAGCCTTCTATACGCGTTCACGAAACGATAGGCGAGTTTTTTAACAGGTCGCGCTGTGAGATACTAATGGATCTGCTAGAATATCGCTTACGTACCGGGCAAACGTTCGATATACAAACTGGCTTAACAACATGGAGCGATATCACCGGAACGGATGGTCTCGAAATTTCATGCCGTAACGAACAATGCTAAGTTTGATAAACGATTATACCGATTTTAATTCCATCGCATCGtgtcaaatttaatataaataaacggCTGTACGTTTCGAATCCATTTGGAAtctatttagaaaataattgcTTTCTCAATCGATTTATCGATCGTTGAAATCGATCGATGCCACCTTGGATTTATTTCGTTGAAACGGAGTTAATCGAGCAACGCGAAACTGATGTGATTGCGTGCATATACGTATGCGTATACGTTTATATTGGTACTTTTGTTAGATTTCCGGCTGTTTACAAAAGGAAGTTTACGATCGTTTGATCAGTTGCACCCACCACTTCCTCTATAAACACCGTATTCGTTCGTAATCGTTCATTCTCGTATAGTCGTCAACGTTCTCATTTTAtcattataattttccaaattattttcACTACCTGTTACGCGCGAaaaattttctctttcttttccctaCATAACCACGCTCTCCTGTCTAATTCTTTATTATGTATAGTTACAATCGTGTTACTcgtcatatatatatgtacgtgTAATATCTACGCAATATAATCGAACGAATCGTACGAGAGAAGACCGTTAGAGAATTCTACGCAGGAAAGTTGTGCCGTTGCCACTACATATACGTACAGTTGCGTTATCGAAACGTATCATAAACGGCAATTAAAACTGTGTTTATAACGCCGGAAAAGGAAGCGattttataatgtaaaaaatCGTTGCTGATAACTTAACAATCGACGCATAATTTTAGCCTTGGCAACAGAGACAACGTTTTCTTCTCGTGGCagtgaaattttcaataaatttacgtGTTTTTTAAGGGGTTAGGTGGGTTTCAGACGCTTAAAAAAGGcgtatttttactaattttttttaatatgtcacatgaaatatttatttcaaacaatttagtaaattaaaagaTACATAATTAATGAGtactttgtgaaatttttgtttaaaaatgttgaatattcaGCCATTGGGACCTCATCTCCGTTGATCTCTCAAAAAAAAGGTCTCTCGGCGTGGACACGATAACTCTTGACTGGTtcatctgaaattaaaaaacaaattagtTTCTGTTAGCAGGTATATAAAGCTCGTACTTGAacgaaggaaaaagaaaaaaattaaaattagaagttttgGCGGAGttatgaacaaaaagtttcattttttggtCACATTTTCACCACGTATTTCCTCGTAAAATAAGTTGTGatgaaaagaaacaaaaatccTTCGTTCAAGTACTAGATAATGTTATTTTGAAGAAgtgtgcaaaatttgaaaaagatcgGTTCATAACTTTTTGAGAAATCATGTCCACCGACTTCAAAAATaaagtttcgagaaaaacgcgattGAAGTTTTAAGTTGAAATAACATgcagaaaaatttttttttttaaacttacatAGAATCATCGATTCCGGCACCACAAAGTAAAGAACCTGCTGCAGCGGCAATATCTAGATCCTAGTTTCTTGAGTCCCAGTGTCGGCTTTTTTCTCAGCTACGAGTATGCGATTCTCGTCCTCTTTTGGGGCATACTCATGGCTGTTTCGGCCAAGTTTAACACACTGTTTAAAATTCACTTTACCATTGCACACTTTGTCTtctccatttttatttattacatttgagCACTTCACAAAAATCGATAGCGtagaaaaaactaaaaaaaagtCTATAACTGCATATTGAAGAGTACCGAACCAACGGTTTCTTGGTCTTTTATTGCTGCTATAGTAAATCTTCAATATCCAAAAGTctcttaaatctataaataatgtctacacaactaaaatatttagaactagtTGCCcttagaaaaagaaaacaagcGAGAAAGACAGACAAACAATACCTAGGTAACTGCTTCAATAAACTTGCATCGCGCCAGGCTAACGTGGCCTGTCGGGCAGAACTTCCGAAGGGTCTATCTCTTTGAATTTTACTCCAatcgatttaaaattttggCAGAATATTCTAGACACATTGTACTatttaataagattaaaaaaaaaaatcgattttttgaaatttccaaacccacTTAACCCCTTAAACGAAACTTTATTTAGTTATCGTTTCGATATTTTTCTTCGCAATGGGATTATACAAAATCATATTTTAACATGTATACCTAATACAAGCGAATTAAAAGACGAAAATGAACGTTTACTGTGCTTCCAGAAAATAATTGTTGATATTAGGAAAGTAACATAATAGCGAGTTAACAATTGgtgtaaaaataaaagtgaaataaaggGAGAAAAGGTAAAAATGCGCGCATATTGCAGAGAAAAGAGAATCCTGGATCGTACAACCGAGAGAACcggcgcgacgcgacgcgacgactCGCGCGAGTCGCGAGAACGGCATAAAACCAGCACCGAAGCGAATCCGAGATTCACCGAGAGCAGTCGAACATGGCCGAAGAGTCGCGTGGTGTTCCAAAAGAATTTCTGCATCCTCAGTCGTGACTCGATCGTCGCGGTGAACGGATCGTGAGTCGGGGAACGGCCATTCGCGAACCGTTTCATTTTCTCTATTGAATCGCGCGCACACGAACGCACACGCGTGCGCGCTCGCGCGCATAATCGTTGTATATTCGAGAATCGACTTAATTCTTAGTGGAAAATGGCGGATACCGTGAAGGGTGGAAATATTGGTCGATCGGAGCACGAAAAAACGGAGCATAGTTTGACAGTTACCAAACAAAACGAATCGAAAGGATCGATTTTGGAATGAACGGCATTCTCGGAAAAAGCAAACCCGATCGTCTGAATATAGACGAGTCCGAGGAGCAAAGGAGCAAAGGAGCAACGGAAGATCTCGCAAATGGATATCTGATACGAAACGCGTTGGCAGTGAAGAGGACGCGCGACTTGGATCGATGAAAACGTTGGAATAGTTGGCCGTTTTTCGAAGGAAAACAGAAACGAGAAGAAGAACGAAAGCGTCGCGGAGGGAGGCTGAATAACCGGCAAGCATCGTCCAAGCTTCTGTTTTCTTTCTACGTGACTTACGCGTACGCGTGTGTTCTCCTTTCTACCCTGTACGaacgttatatttttaatacgtgTATGTGCTCCTGCGTGTGgatgcgcgcgcgcgcgcgtgcgtgAGCGATGTTGGACGATGTCAGAAGTTCGTCGTACGAATGGAAGCGTCAGCTTTATTCGATAAGGATGGGATCGGTGGTGATTGACCGACGGTCATTGCTT
Above is a window of Megachile rotundata isolate GNS110a chromosome 1, iyMegRotu1, whole genome shotgun sequence DNA encoding:
- the LOC105664345 gene encoding G-protein coupled receptor Mth2 isoform X1 gives rise to the protein MFTESILISLLYVTPTLVHCAPIYNVGESNEEFLRKCCLRDIDLIDDRQNRCDPGTLNHTSIAMLYRSFGNTSYTFCCSVCSENAFELRVDSKETSTEQQRKNSEEEEEEEESCFKRCISDDQTIRIWKKEKTNNEDDKEEQNKASNCDSVFKSLNFWGANMVVFANIVYIVPYTIVVTVYLTVLRKSTRAYHRAVICYNATQIVLNGIIIGMGSCILCHVSIHSNVYTILGLTLMFLTISSTSWLFVICIDMTLVITRFRWTSSNSSSQQEEKGKFVTYAGWTWGSSLLVTAVAGVADLSPLLPISSPVRPNFNRFDNGPNFAAIIYVTTIPFLTCIANTVLFCYTSYKMILIQKATRLATENSSFKTSTMKTRYFIFVKLYLLMDAPWFTSALAAVFPDLWLLKFLRMIQPILMLCAILPPGTMSRGFVTVRSFFKPKRDFQIDQVPPSP
- the LOC105664345 gene encoding uncharacterized protein LOC105664345 isoform X2 codes for the protein MFTESILISLLYVTPTLVHCAPIYNVGESNEEFLRKCCLRDIDLIDDRQNRCDPGTLNHTSIAMLYRSFGNTSYTFCCSVCSENAFELRVDSKETSTEQQRKNSEEEEEEEESCFKRCISDDQTIRIWKKEKTNNEDDKEEQNKATA
- the CPR5 gene encoding cuticular protein 5, yielding MDCKIISVLVTFLAVARAGIIGSNAGLIAPAATTVAAALPPAAVVRTENYDPNPQYSFSYSVADGLTGDNKAQEETRNGDVVQGSYSLIEPDGSRRVVSYAADPINGFNAIVQKDPSITVKTAVAAAPVRPVVAASPVLARPSVIAAAAPAAAAVAVRPQAALLGGQALLRQPLLAGPAVATSNLVAGNAGLVGLGLGLGLAPGSLYGTQALLAGAYGAGGIVKVH
- the LOC105664346 gene encoding uncharacterized protein LOC105664346, encoding MDQLPRNCQAFHPKDPAHGTLNYDLGALNEYQKKKLNSRKATERYENEIYLKRHPEIKGFLSILLRHVLQTQPSIRVHETIGEFFNRSRCEILMDLLEYRLRTGQTFDIQTGLTTWSDITGTDGLEISCRNEQC